The following proteins are encoded in a genomic region of Corylus avellana chromosome ca4, CavTom2PMs-1.0:
- the LOC132177834 gene encoding lipoyl synthase 1, chloroplastic, whose amino-acid sequence MGKLLQQSFSKPCPIPFSKPPHSNSPHYAATTTLCFRHRIRCKAVDSSKIDTRPPHSPSDSPGAKKIGPYTGRDPSVKKPGWLRQRAPQGERYDQVKESLSRLSLNTVCEEAQCPNIGECWNGGGDGVATATIMLLGDTCTRGCRFCAVKTSRNPAPPDPMEPENTANAIASWGVDYIVLTSVDRDDIPDGGSGHFAQTVKAMKKLKPEIMVECLTSDFRGNLRDVETLVHSGLDVFAHNIETVKRLQRIVRDPRAGYEQSLSVLKHAKLSKEGMITKTSIMLGLGESDDELKEAMADLRAIDVDILTLGQYLQPTPLHLTVKEYVTPEKFAFWKEYGESIGFRYVASGPLVRSSYRAGELFVQTMVREKANNSTAATSN is encoded by the exons ATGGGAAAATTGCTTCAGCAATCGTTTTCGAAGCCCTGTCCAATCCCATTTTCGAAACCACCACACTCCAATTCCCCCCATTACGCTGCTACTACTACTCTCTGTTTCCGCCATCGAATTCGTTGTAAGGCCGTGGATTCATCCAAGATCGACACGAGGCCGCCACATTCACCGTCGGATTCGCCGGGAGCGAAGAAGATCGGCCCCTACACGGGGAGAGACCCGAGCGTGAAGAAGCCCGGGTGGCTCAGGCAGAGAGCGCCGCAAGGGGAGAGGTACGACCAGGTGAAGGAGTCGCTCTCGCGGCTGAGCCTGAACACGGTCTGCGAGGAGGCGCAATGCCCCAACATCGGAGAGTGTTGGAACGGAGGCGGGGATGGTGTTGCCACCGCGACGATCATGCTTCTTGGGGACACTTGCACGCGTGGATGTAGATTTTGTGCCGTCAAAACCAGCAGAAACCCTGCGCCGCCCGATCCCATGGAACCGGAAAACACTGCCAACGCTATTGCAAGTTGGGG TGTGGACTATATTGTTCTAACAAGTGTAGATCGTGATGATATACCCGATGGAGGAAGTGGGCATTTTGCTCAGACCGTCAAAGCTATGAAG AAACTCAAGCCCGAGATCATGGTTGAGTGTTTAACTTCTGATTTCCGGGGCAATTTGAGAGACGTAGAGACTTTGGTACACTCAGGATTGGATGTGTTTGCCCACAACATCGAAACTGTGAAACGGCTCCAGCGAATTGTCAGAGATCCTAGGGCTGG TTATGAACAGAGCTTGTCAGTTCTAAAACATGCAAAACTCAGCAAGGAGGGCATGATAACAAAAACTTCTATAATGTTAGGTCTTGGAGAATCTGATGATGAGTTGAAAGAAGCCATGGCTGATTTAAGGGCTATAGATGTTGATATTCTGACACTTGGACAGTATTTACAG CCAACTCCATTACACCTGACTGTCAAAGAGTATGTTACCCCTGAAAAGTTTGCCTTCTGGAAGGAATATGGGGAGTCAATTGGATTTCGTTATGTTGCCAGTGGTCCACTG GTCCGATCATCGTATAGGGCTGGCGAGCTCTTTGTTCAGACAATGGTTAGAGAAAAGGCTAACAACAGCACAGCTGCCACATCCAATTGA
- the LOC132179667 gene encoding cytochrome P450 85A1-like has translation MGWPLFGETLEFLKQGPFYMDNQRAKYGSLFKTHILGCPTVISMDPQLNRYILLNEGKGLVPGYPKSMVDLIGKTNMAAVHGSDHKLVRGSLISLVGPAAIKDQLFPYIDKFISCFIDNWDGKTLDIQQKTMEMAFYMTFRQLVEAEADTLYEPFKAAFDKVVTGTLSLPINIPGTNYHMGLQGRKRIIGMLKQVMAERRASRIPQNDMLGELIGNENTKYELNDEQIFDQVFVLLNSGYETVSVTTMMAIKYLHDHPKALEECREEHLAIRERKGPGEPIDWNDYKSMRFTRAVILETSRLATVVNGVLRRATKDVELNGFVIPKGWKMYVYTRELNYDPIIYPEPFTFDPWRWLQGKALETHSHFFLFGGGTRLCPGKELGIVQISTFLHYFVTRYRWEQVGECEILRFPRVEVPNGMHLRISKY, from the exons ATGGGGTGGCCACTTTTTGGTGAAACTCTTGAATTTCTCAAACAAGGACCATTTTACATGGACAACCAGAGAGCAAA GTATGGGAGTCTTTTCAAGACCCACATATTAGGTTGTCCGACCGTTATCTCCATGGATCCACAGCTGAACAGATACATCCTTTTGAATGAAGGAAAAGGACTTGTTCCTGGGTACCCCAAGTCCATGGTAGATCTTATAGGGAAAACAAACATGGCTGCTGTGCATGGCTCTGATCACAAGCTCGTTAGGGGGTCACTCATATCTCTTGTTGGTCCTGCAGCAATTAAAGATCAGCTTTTTCCATATATTGACAAGTTCATAAGCTGTTTTATCGACAACTGGGATGGCAAAACTCTTGACATTCAGCAAAAAACCATGGAG ATGGCATTTTACATGACCTTCAGGCAGCTTGTGGAAGCTGAAGCAGATACACTCTATGAACCTTTCAAAGCCGCGTTTGATAAGGTAGTAACCGGAACGCTTTCATTGCCTATCAACATTCCAGGCACAAATTACCACATGGGATTACAG ggaaggaaaagaataatagGAATGTTGAAGCAAGTTATGGCAGAGAGGAGAGCATCTCGGATACCTCAAAACGACATGCTTGGTGAGCTTATAGGAAAcgaaaacacaaaatatgaacTAAACGACGAGCAGATATTTGATCAAGTATTTGTGCTTTTGAATTCTGGTTATGAAACTGTCTCCGTTACAACGATGATGGCCATCAAGTATCTCCATGATCATCCCAAAGCCCTTGAAGAATGTAGA GAAGAACATTTAGCAATACGTGAAAGAAAAGGACCCGGGGAGCCAATTGACTGGAACGACTACAAGTCTATGCGTTTTACCCGTGCT GTGATCCTCGAAACCTCGAGGTTGGCTACCGTTGTGAATGGTGTACTGAGGAGGGCAACAAAAGATGTAGAATTGAATG GATTCGTGATTCCAAAAGGATGGAAAATGTATGTCTACACAAGGGAGCTCAACTATGATCCAATCATCTACCCAGAGCCTTTTACCTTTGATCCTTGGAGATGGCTGCAG GGTAAGGCCTTGGAGACTCACAGCCACTTCTTCTTATTTGGAGGAGGAACCAGGCTTTGTCCTGGAAAGGAGTTGGGAATTGTTCAAATTTCTACTTTCCTTCACTATTTTGTTACTAGATACAG ATGGGAGCAAGTGGGAGAATGCGAGATCTTAAGGTTCCCAAGAGTTGAAGTGCCAAATGGGATGCACTTAAGGATATCAAAGTACTAA